A single genomic interval of Asinibacterium sp. OR53 harbors:
- the pdhA gene encoding pyruvate dehydrogenase (acetyl-transferring) E1 component subunit alpha, which translates to MATKFSKETYLYWYELMQLIRQFELKAEEMYKMAGKIRGFFHAYVGQEAIAAGCMTATQQDDPFITAYRDHGLALAKGVAPNACMAELYGKATGCAKGKGGSMHFFSLEHRFFGGHGIVGAQIGTGAGLAFAEKYKGTNNVALCFFGDGAARQGILHETFNLAMLWKLPVIFICENNNYAMGTSVERTSNVIDIYKLADAYEMPADMVDGMTPENVHEAVARAVKRARQGDGPTLLELKTYRYKGHSISDPQKYRSKEEVDEYKDQDPITKVKTTILSNKYASEEELNAIDTRIGAVVDASVKFAEESPWPDESEVLKDVYLDQQYEFIVD; encoded by the coding sequence GTGGCTACAAAATTCTCCAAAGAAACCTACCTGTACTGGTATGAGCTGATGCAACTGATCCGCCAGTTTGAACTGAAAGCGGAAGAAATGTATAAAATGGCCGGTAAGATCCGTGGCTTTTTCCATGCTTATGTTGGGCAGGAAGCCATTGCCGCCGGTTGCATGACCGCTACGCAGCAGGACGATCCGTTCATTACCGCTTACCGCGACCACGGTCTGGCCCTGGCCAAAGGCGTAGCGCCCAATGCCTGTATGGCAGAGCTCTACGGTAAAGCCACAGGCTGCGCCAAAGGGAAAGGGGGCAGTATGCACTTCTTCAGCCTGGAGCATCGTTTCTTCGGTGGCCACGGTATTGTAGGGGCACAGATCGGAACAGGCGCGGGACTGGCTTTTGCAGAAAAATACAAAGGCACCAATAACGTGGCGCTTTGCTTCTTTGGCGATGGCGCCGCCCGCCAGGGTATCCTGCACGAGACTTTCAACCTGGCCATGCTGTGGAAACTGCCGGTGATATTCATCTGCGAGAATAACAACTATGCCATGGGTACTTCTGTAGAACGTACCAGCAACGTAATAGATATTTATAAACTGGCCGACGCTTACGAAATGCCGGCTGATATGGTAGATGGTATGACCCCTGAAAATGTGCACGAAGCCGTTGCCCGTGCCGTGAAAAGGGCCCGCCAGGGGGATGGTCCTACCCTGCTGGAACTGAAAACCTATCGTTATAAAGGGCATTCTATTTCCGATCCGCAGAAATACCGTTCCAAGGAGGAAGTAGATGAATACAAAGATCAGGACCCCATTACGAAAGTGAAAACCACCATCCTGTCTAATAAATACGCTTCTGAAGAAGAACTGAACGCGATCGATACCCGCATCGGTGCAGTGGTGGATGCCTCTGTTAAATTCGCCGAAGAAAGCCCCTGGCCCGATGAAAGCGAAGTACTGAAAGACGTGTACCTCGACCAGCAGTATGAATTCATTGTTGACTAA
- a CDS encoding (Fe-S)-binding protein: protein MNVQIFVPCFIDQLYPQVAFNMVKVLEKAGCKVRYNDNQTCCGQPAFNAGFWGEAKEVCSKFLKDFESADYIVAPSASCIGFVRNYYEKLFENTSQHSRAKKIGNRAFELSDFLVNVLQVDDLGASFHGKATYHDSCAALRECKLKQEPRQLLSKVKGLELVEMNDVETCCGFGGTFAVKFEPISIAMGDQKITNAVTTGAEYIISTDMSCLMHIDGCNKHKNAGLQVLHLADVLASGW from the coding sequence ATGAACGTTCAAATCTTTGTACCCTGTTTTATTGACCAGCTTTACCCACAGGTAGCTTTTAATATGGTGAAGGTATTGGAGAAAGCAGGATGCAAAGTGCGTTACAACGATAACCAGACCTGTTGCGGTCAGCCCGCTTTCAATGCCGGCTTTTGGGGTGAAGCCAAAGAAGTGTGCAGCAAATTCCTGAAAGACTTTGAAAGCGCCGATTATATCGTAGCCCCCAGCGCCAGTTGCATTGGATTCGTGCGGAATTATTATGAAAAGCTGTTTGAAAACACCTCCCAGCATTCACGTGCAAAAAAGATCGGCAACCGGGCTTTTGAATTATCCGATTTCCTCGTGAATGTGCTGCAGGTAGATGACCTGGGCGCCAGCTTTCATGGCAAAGCCACTTACCACGATAGTTGCGCGGCATTGCGCGAATGCAAGCTCAAGCAGGAGCCCCGGCAATTGCTGAGCAAAGTAAAAGGACTGGAACTGGTAGAAATGAATGACGTAGAAACCTGCTGCGGTTTCGGCGGCACTTTCGCCGTTAAGTTCGAACCCATCAGCATCGCCATGGGCGATCAGAAGATCACCAATGCAGTTACCACGGGTGCAGAATATATCATCAGCACCGACATGAGCTGTCTCATGCACATCGATGGTTGCAACAAACACAAAAACGCAGGTTTACAAGTATTACACCTGGCTGATGTGCTGGCCAGTGGATGGTAA
- a CDS encoding DUF4249 domain-containing protein — MSIFAKYTYRLLILSLLFASCKKVIDVNLNNAPSQVVIEGIVNNQGPASVIITRSVRFGDNNSFPPVSGAVVKVRDNAGNSYQLLETTPGVYTHPNAVGVPGRTYSLQAIINQVSYTASSTMPYPVNFDTLTTDQLAFGNKVLKVVRPWFRDPDTLGNNYQFLEYVNRALVQNIYTWNDYINNGGVYYRPLIYQAEDKHRDIVSGDTVTVEMRCIDKAVFTYMRALADLNTNNITPANPPSNLSNGALGYFSAHTSQVKSVKIP; from the coding sequence ATGTCAATTTTTGCAAAATATACATACCGCCTGTTGATACTGTCACTCCTTTTTGCTTCCTGTAAAAAAGTGATCGATGTGAATTTAAATAATGCGCCTTCACAGGTTGTGATTGAAGGGATTGTGAACAACCAGGGGCCTGCCAGTGTCATCATTACCCGGTCGGTCAGGTTCGGCGACAATAACAGCTTCCCTCCTGTTTCGGGTGCGGTTGTAAAGGTCCGGGACAATGCCGGCAACAGCTATCAATTGCTCGAAACAACCCCGGGTGTTTATACGCACCCCAATGCTGTTGGTGTTCCGGGCAGGACTTATTCCTTACAGGCCATCATCAACCAGGTTAGCTATACCGCTAGTTCTACCATGCCATACCCTGTAAATTTCGATACACTGACGACCGACCAATTGGCTTTCGGTAATAAAGTGCTCAAAGTGGTTCGCCCATGGTTCAGAGATCCTGATACGCTGGGTAACAATTACCAGTTCCTTGAATACGTGAACAGGGCGCTGGTGCAGAACATTTATACATGGAATGATTACATCAACAATGGCGGCGTTTATTACAGGCCGCTCATCTATCAGGCAGAAGATAAACATCGTGATATTGTATCCGGCGATACGGTTACCGTTGAAATGAGGTGTATCGACAAAGCTGTCTTTACCTACATGCGCGCCCTGGCAGATCTCAACACCAATAATATTACACCTGCCAATCCGCCCAGTAACCTGTCTAACGGCGCATTGGGTTATTTCAGTGCACATACCAGCCAGGTTAAATCGGTGAAGATCCCTTAA
- the ribH gene encoding 6,7-dimethyl-8-ribityllumazine synthase has protein sequence MATPGNTTLNKGIPSIKDAFVVIVKTEWNASIVNKLEAGAKKMLKAQGIDCKTLTVPGAFEIPFAVKNHYAYAATPPDAYITLGAVIRGDTPHFDYVCKAVTDGVLELNLMLDAPVIFGILTVDNEEQARERIGGKHGHKGEEAAVTALKMIALNRKLK, from the coding sequence ATGGCTACACCAGGAAATACCACATTGAACAAAGGCATCCCCTCCATCAAGGATGCCTTTGTTGTTATTGTTAAAACGGAATGGAACGCCTCCATCGTGAATAAACTGGAGGCTGGTGCAAAGAAAATGCTCAAAGCACAGGGCATCGATTGTAAAACCCTTACCGTGCCCGGCGCTTTTGAAATTCCTTTCGCTGTTAAAAACCATTATGCTTATGCGGCAACGCCTCCCGACGCTTATATCACACTCGGCGCCGTGATCAGGGGCGATACCCCGCATTTCGATTATGTATGCAAAGCCGTGACCGACGGCGTGCTGGAACTGAACCTCATGCTCGACGCACCCGTTATCTTTGGTATACTCACCGTAGATAATGAAGAACAGGCCAGGGAACGCATCGGTGGTAAGCACGGCCACAAAGGCGAAGAAGCGGCGGTTACCGCATTGAAGATGATTGCCCTCAACCGCAAACTAAAATAA
- the pruA gene encoding L-glutamate gamma-semialdehyde dehydrogenase, which produces MSLGYFSYPMPVNEPVLSYAPGSNEKNALKKALADLKKKELDIPMYIGGKAVKTGKKIAIHPPHEIAHTLGHFHMGEEKHVKQAIDAALKAKEDWAAMSWENRAHIFLKAADLLATKYRYQMNACTMLGQSKNAYQAEIDSACELIDFLRFNVHFLSDIYKQQPISGPGMHNRLEWRPLEGFVLAVTPFNFTAIGGNLPTSAAMCGNVVVWKPANTQIYSAQIFMRILKEAGLPDGVINLIYVDGPTLGKVCFSHRDFAGVHFTGSTGVFNSMWKTIGENIPKYRTYPRIVGETGGKDFVIAHKSADVDAVVTALARGAFEFQGQKCSAASRAYLPSNIAEQVKTKLVAAIQSMKMGSVEDFSNFINAVIDEKAFNNIARYIDNAKKDKKAKILVGGKYDKKHGYFIEPTVIETTDPKYASLCEEIFGPVLTIYTYDADEFEAALDLVDNTSPYALTGSILSQDRAAVELATNKLRNAAGNFYINDKPTGAVVGQQPFGGARASGTNDKAGSMLNLYRWLSARTIKETFNPPVSYGYPFMQES; this is translated from the coding sequence ATGAGTCTTGGTTATTTCTCTTATCCCATGCCTGTCAATGAGCCCGTACTGTCTTATGCCCCGGGCAGCAATGAAAAGAACGCGTTGAAAAAAGCCCTCGCCGACCTGAAGAAAAAAGAACTGGATATCCCCATGTATATCGGCGGCAAAGCAGTGAAGACCGGTAAGAAAATAGCCATCCATCCGCCGCATGAAATTGCCCATACCCTGGGCCATTTTCACATGGGAGAAGAAAAACATGTGAAGCAAGCCATCGACGCCGCGCTGAAAGCCAAGGAAGACTGGGCTGCCATGAGCTGGGAAAACAGGGCGCATATCTTTTTAAAAGCAGCCGATCTTTTAGCTACCAAATACCGCTACCAGATGAATGCCTGCACCATGCTCGGGCAGAGCAAGAACGCTTACCAGGCCGAGATCGACAGCGCCTGTGAGCTGATCGACTTCTTACGTTTCAATGTGCATTTCCTGAGTGATATATATAAGCAACAACCTATTTCCGGTCCGGGTATGCACAACCGCCTCGAATGGCGCCCGCTGGAAGGATTCGTGCTGGCTGTTACACCTTTCAACTTTACCGCCATCGGCGGTAACCTCCCCACTTCTGCAGCCATGTGCGGCAACGTGGTAGTATGGAAGCCTGCCAATACACAAATCTATTCAGCGCAGATCTTCATGCGCATCCTCAAAGAAGCCGGCCTGCCCGACGGCGTGATCAACCTGATTTATGTAGACGGTCCTACTTTGGGTAAAGTATGTTTCAGTCACCGCGATTTTGCAGGCGTACATTTCACCGGCTCTACAGGTGTTTTCAATTCCATGTGGAAGACCATCGGCGAAAACATCCCCAAATACCGCACGTATCCGCGCATCGTTGGCGAAACCGGCGGTAAGGATTTTGTGATCGCGCATAAGAGCGCCGATGTAGATGCAGTGGTAACTGCGCTGGCCAGGGGCGCTTTTGAATTCCAGGGGCAGAAATGTTCTGCCGCTTCCCGCGCTTACCTGCCCAGTAATATCGCTGAACAGGTCAAGACCAAACTGGTTGCCGCCATTCAAAGCATGAAAATGGGATCAGTGGAAGATTTCAGCAACTTCATCAATGCGGTGATCGATGAAAAAGCTTTCAACAACATTGCCCGGTATATTGATAATGCTAAGAAAGACAAGAAGGCCAAGATACTGGTGGGCGGTAAATACGATAAAAAACACGGTTATTTTATAGAACCTACTGTTATTGAAACCACCGATCCAAAATATGCTTCTTTGTGTGAAGAGATATTCGGCCCTGTACTGACCATCTATACTTACGATGCCGACGAATTCGAAGCGGCCCTCGACCTGGTGGACAATACCTCACCTTATGCACTCACCGGCTCCATCCTTTCGCAGGACAGGGCCGCCGTTGAGCTGGCTACGAATAAGCTGCGCAATGCTGCGGGTAATTTCTATATCAACGATAAGCCTACCGGCGCTGTGGTAGGCCAGCAGCCTTTTGGTGGCGCACGCGCCTCTGGTACGAACGACAAGGCCGGCAGTATGCTGAACCTCTACCGTTGGCTGAGCGCCAGAACCATTAAAGAAACTTTTAATCCGCCGGTGAGTTACGGCTATCCCTTTATGCAGGAAAGCTAA
- a CDS encoding EVE domain-containing protein: MNYWLIKSEPFKYSWEQFVKDKETFWDGVRNYAARNHLRTMKKGDLVFWYHSNEGTEIVGIAKVIKEAYQDPTTTEEAWVAVDFKPHKKLKKPVTLVQIKADKRLANMALVRLGRLSVQPVTEAEWAIVMEMAGEII, encoded by the coding sequence ATGAACTACTGGCTGATTAAATCGGAACCCTTCAAATACAGTTGGGAGCAGTTTGTCAAAGACAAAGAAACATTTTGGGATGGCGTACGCAACTATGCAGCACGCAACCACCTGCGCACGATGAAGAAAGGCGACCTGGTTTTCTGGTACCATAGTAACGAAGGCACCGAGATCGTAGGTATTGCCAAAGTAATAAAAGAAGCCTACCAGGACCCTACCACTACAGAAGAAGCATGGGTAGCCGTAGATTTCAAACCACACAAAAAACTGAAAAAGCCGGTAACCCTCGTACAAATCAAGGCCGACAAACGTTTGGCCAATATGGCACTTGTGCGTTTGGGGCGTTTATCGGTACAGCCTGTTACCGAAGCCGAATGGGCGATTGTTATGGAGATGGCCGGAGAGATAATTTAG
- a CDS encoding TonB-dependent receptor has protein sequence MTAVTKRILTLFCLFSVSLLNVVYAQDRFTVSGIVKDKSTGEVLIGAAVKIEELNTGTTTNAYGFYAISVKPGTHTLNVSFQGYQLFSQKTELRADLRNDIELMPVSTVLNEVVVSSKRKNEHIAKPVMGVEKLNLSEINLLPVLLGERDVLKSIQLLPGIKSAGEGNSGFFVRGGSADQNLILLDEAPVYNASHLLGFFSTFNSDAIKDVSVYKGSMPAQYGGRLSSVVDIKMKDGNSKDYNVSGGLGLISSRINIEGPIVKDKGSFIISARRTYADQFLKLSKDTTVNNNKLYFYDLNLKANYMLGKRDRLYLSGYFGRDVLGFAETFKSDWGNTTGTLRWNHIFSRNLFSNTSLIYSNYNYVIKIKSGKQLLTINSKIEDLNFKQDFDLFLNNNNKLKFGANAILHTNSPGRVTSDDSAFTGNKVQNKKSLESAVYFSHEIKASERLNLIYGLRLSNLTVLGPGNFYTYDTAGNTTDTMRYGPGATVVSYWNLEPRISASYQLNERRSIKASYTRNVQNLHFLSNTTTSSPTDLWLPSTNNVQPETADQFAIGYYQTSANDQYELTVETYYKWMQHQIDYKSGALLRANDNVENQLLYGVGRAYGIEWLLRKKYGRLSGWVGYTLSKTERRFDQINNGQYFPARQDITHDISVVGIYKLSDRWTLSGTWVYNTGNAVTFPSGKYHVNGQTVFVYTERNGYRMPPYHRLDIAATVENKKNKSRRYQSSWTFGIYNLYGRENAYTITFQDDPDHPEKTQALRTALFKFIPSITWNFKF, from the coding sequence ATGACTGCTGTAACCAAAAGAATACTTACCCTGTTTTGCCTCTTCTCCGTTTCTTTATTGAATGTTGTTTATGCACAGGACCGATTCACTGTCAGTGGTATCGTCAAAGACAAAAGTACCGGGGAAGTACTCATCGGCGCAGCAGTAAAAATAGAAGAACTGAATACCGGCACTACTACCAATGCTTACGGTTTTTATGCCATCAGCGTTAAGCCGGGAACGCATACGCTGAATGTGAGCTTCCAGGGTTACCAGCTCTTTTCACAAAAAACGGAGCTCCGCGCCGATCTGCGCAACGATATAGAATTAATGCCCGTGAGTACGGTATTGAATGAAGTAGTGGTCTCTTCCAAAAGAAAGAACGAGCATATAGCCAAACCGGTTATGGGTGTTGAAAAACTGAACCTCTCCGAGATCAACCTGTTGCCGGTATTATTGGGTGAAAGAGATGTACTCAAAAGTATTCAACTGCTTCCCGGCATTAAATCGGCGGGTGAAGGCAATAGCGGTTTTTTTGTGCGCGGCGGAAGCGCCGATCAAAACCTGATCCTGCTCGATGAAGCGCCTGTGTACAATGCCTCTCACCTGCTTGGCTTCTTTTCTACTTTCAATTCCGATGCGATCAAAGACGTGAGCGTTTACAAAGGCAGTATGCCTGCCCAATACGGTGGTCGCTTGTCTTCTGTGGTAGACATCAAAATGAAAGACGGGAACAGCAAGGACTACAATGTAAGCGGTGGTCTCGGGCTGATCTCTTCCCGCATCAACATAGAAGGGCCTATTGTAAAAGACAAAGGTTCTTTCATTATCAGCGCCAGGCGCACGTATGCCGATCAATTCCTGAAGCTCTCAAAGGATACGACTGTTAACAACAACAAGCTCTATTTCTACGACCTCAACCTCAAAGCGAATTATATGCTGGGCAAGCGCGACCGTCTCTACCTCTCGGGCTATTTCGGCAGAGATGTATTGGGCTTTGCCGAAACATTCAAAAGTGATTGGGGTAATACCACCGGCACTTTGCGATGGAACCATATTTTCAGCCGGAATCTTTTTTCCAATACATCGCTCATCTACAGCAATTACAATTATGTGATCAAGATCAAATCGGGCAAGCAATTGCTCACCATCAACTCTAAAATAGAAGACCTCAACTTCAAACAGGATTTTGATCTTTTCCTCAACAATAACAACAAATTGAAATTCGGGGCCAACGCCATCCTGCATACCAATTCTCCTGGCCGGGTTACCTCAGACGATTCTGCATTTACAGGCAATAAAGTACAAAACAAAAAATCACTCGAATCGGCCGTTTATTTTTCTCACGAGATCAAAGCCAGCGAGCGGCTCAACCTGATTTACGGGTTACGGTTATCGAACCTGACCGTGCTGGGTCCCGGTAATTTTTATACTTATGATACGGCAGGCAACACTACCGACACGATGCGTTACGGTCCCGGAGCTACCGTTGTCAGCTATTGGAACCTCGAGCCCCGCATATCGGCCAGTTACCAGTTGAATGAACGCCGTTCTATCAAAGCTTCTTACACACGCAATGTGCAGAACCTGCATTTTTTAAGCAATACCACCACCAGCAGTCCTACCGACCTATGGTTGCCCAGCACCAACAATGTGCAACCCGAAACAGCCGATCAGTTTGCCATTGGTTATTACCAAACATCTGCAAACGATCAATACGAACTGACAGTTGAAACTTATTACAAATGGATGCAGCACCAGATCGACTATAAAAGTGGCGCCTTATTAAGGGCCAATGATAATGTTGAAAACCAGTTATTATATGGTGTAGGCAGGGCTTATGGTATTGAATGGTTGCTCCGAAAAAAATATGGCAGGCTGAGTGGCTGGGTGGGCTATACCCTCTCCAAAACGGAACGCCGCTTCGACCAGATCAACAACGGACAATATTTCCCGGCCAGGCAGGATATTACCCATGATATTTCTGTAGTGGGTATTTATAAATTATCAGACCGATGGACATTGTCGGGCACATGGGTATACAACACCGGCAACGCCGTTACTTTTCCTTCCGGCAAATACCATGTAAACGGACAAACCGTTTTCGTATACACCGAGCGCAACGGATATCGCATGCCACCCTATCACCGCCTCGATATAGCTGCTACTGTTGAAAACAAGAAAAACAAGAGCAGGCGTTATCAAAGCAGTTGGACCTTCGGTATATACAACCTGTATGGTCGTGAGAATGCCTATACCATTACTTTCCAGGATGACCCCGATCACCCGGAAAAAACACAGGCTTTACGAACGGCTTTGTTCAAATTCATTCCAAGCATTACCTGGAATTTTAAATTCTGA
- a CDS encoding WbqC family protein translates to MGKNELIIIESQYFPTINWINILFLNKDIKIDLCETYQKMSFRNRCVVAGSNGLVHLSVPLQKGRSQRQPMKDVKISYATDWQLQHWRTIESCYGRSPFFEFYRDWLEAFYKKQPVFLADMNLEILEWVCKQTGLEKSWEVLDRETDYPIDPRAIDLRGYFMPKNFQSPERCPHPIVYTQVFEDRIGFQPNLSVLDLLCCTGPQARLLLQNSNFFPGAKI, encoded by the coding sequence ATGGGAAAAAATGAATTAATAATCATTGAAAGCCAATATTTTCCAACAATTAATTGGATAAATATTTTGTTTCTCAATAAAGATATAAAAATTGATCTATGCGAAACCTATCAAAAGATGAGTTTCCGCAACAGGTGCGTGGTGGCAGGCAGCAATGGTTTGGTGCATTTGTCGGTACCCCTGCAGAAAGGAAGGTCGCAGCGCCAGCCGATGAAGGATGTGAAGATCAGTTACGCTACCGACTGGCAACTACAACATTGGCGAACGATTGAATCCTGTTATGGACGTTCCCCTTTCTTTGAATTTTACCGCGATTGGCTGGAAGCTTTTTACAAAAAGCAGCCGGTTTTTTTGGCAGACATGAACCTGGAAATACTGGAATGGGTATGCAAACAAACGGGACTGGAAAAGTCATGGGAAGTCCTCGACCGGGAAACAGACTACCCCATCGATCCGCGAGCCATTGACCTGAGGGGGTATTTCATGCCTAAAAATTTCCAGTCGCCCGAGAGATGTCCTCACCCCATTGTGTACACCCAGGTGTTTGAAGACCGCATCGGGTTCCAGCCCAACCTGTCGGTCCTGGACCTGTTGTGTTGTACCGGTCCCCAAGCCCGCCTGCTGCTCCAGAACAGTAATTTTTTCCCCGGAGCAAAGATTTAA
- a CDS encoding tetratricopeptide repeat protein, which translates to MSDKHEHELSSEHHESLVRLQSTWQRIQKPVMIAVAAIVIIGGGWYVYQQYIVKPKEEKASEALFKAQEYFAKDSLNLALNGDGQYKGALYVINNFSGTKAANLAHYYAGVSYLRLGDFNNAVKYLKDFSTGAKQIQLMAYGCLGDAYAELNKKDEAIESYKKAASTFETDESNSAEYLFRAALLSETTGKTKEALELYKELKDKFPRTDKGFQADKYIYRLSIDKNDFSVK; encoded by the coding sequence ATGAGCGATAAGCACGAACACGAATTGAGTTCTGAACACCACGAATCACTGGTACGCCTGCAAAGCACCTGGCAACGCATCCAAAAGCCGGTGATGATTGCAGTAGCAGCCATCGTTATCATTGGCGGAGGCTGGTATGTTTACCAACAATATATCGTTAAACCCAAAGAAGAAAAAGCATCTGAAGCGCTGTTCAAAGCGCAGGAATATTTTGCCAAGGATTCACTGAACCTGGCGCTGAACGGCGATGGCCAATACAAAGGCGCCTTGTATGTTATCAATAATTTCAGTGGTACCAAAGCGGCTAACCTGGCACATTATTATGCCGGCGTAAGCTACCTGCGTTTGGGCGATTTCAATAACGCTGTAAAGTACCTGAAAGATTTTTCTACCGGTGCCAAACAGATCCAGCTCATGGCTTATGGCTGCCTGGGTGATGCTTATGCAGAACTGAACAAAAAAGACGAAGCCATCGAATCGTACAAAAAAGCGGCTTCCACTTTTGAGACCGATGAAAGCAATTCAGCAGAATACCTGTTCCGTGCAGCCCTCCTGTCTGAAACCACCGGCAAAACAAAAGAAGCGCTGGAACTGTACAAAGAATTGAAAGATAAATTTCCCCGTACCGATAAAGGTTTCCAGGCCGATAAATATATCTATCGCCTGAGTATTGATAAAAACGATTTCAGTGTAAAATAA
- a CDS encoding LEA type 2 family protein has translation MKKLRPFVFLVAISCLFACAKPQAFDYRDVKNVKVESVGYDQTALTMDLVYYNPNHFGVNLQKVDCDVYIDNRYLGKYQLDTLMHISRLSEFTLPSKIMVDMKTVFKNALTFLFNKEVLVNVKGTTRVGKAGIYTTIPFNYEARHKIELF, from the coding sequence TTGAAAAAGTTACGCCCCTTTGTTTTCCTGGTAGCCATCAGTTGCTTATTCGCTTGCGCAAAACCCCAGGCTTTTGATTATCGGGATGTCAAAAATGTGAAAGTGGAGAGCGTGGGTTATGACCAGACAGCCCTTACGATGGACCTGGTGTACTACAACCCCAATCATTTTGGCGTTAACCTGCAAAAAGTAGATTGCGACGTTTATATCGATAACCGTTACCTGGGAAAATACCAGCTCGACACGTTGATGCATATCAGCCGTCTTTCAGAATTCACCCTTCCTTCAAAGATCATGGTAGACATGAAGACCGTTTTCAAAAATGCCCTTACTTTTCTTTTCAATAAAGAAGTACTGGTGAATGTAAAAGGAACTACCCGTGTAGGCAAAGCAGGTATCTATACTACCATCCCTTTCAACTACGAAGCCCGGCATAAAATCGAGCTTTTTTGA